The Schistocerca americana isolate TAMUIC-IGC-003095 chromosome 5, iqSchAmer2.1, whole genome shotgun sequence genome includes a window with the following:
- the LOC124616510 gene encoding trypsin alpha-like, whose translation MLRVLLLVLSLMYCGTAAPRALGVRTRGGGRIIGGTPADIADYPWMASFQRVGWHYCGASIISSNWVLTAGHCLQGLNIAIVSVRAGTSIRESGGVVLMASSGAVHESFSTLTADYDIGVIQVDGSFPIGSNVDIVDLPAQGYDPPGGLAVTVTGWGSTANVGPSASSLLKVDISVIDRASCVARFEATDRMICAGEAGKSTCSGDSGGPLVSGTTQVGIVSWGRDNCETDGGVYANVGNLRSWITTAAGV comes from the exons ATGTTGCGAGTCCTCCTCTTGGTCCTGTCTCTGATGTACTGCGGAACTGCCGCGCCCAGAGCGCTCGGGGTACGGACCAGAGGTGGTGGCCGAATAATCGGGGGAACCCCCGCCGACATCGCCGACTACCCGTGGATGGCCTCCTTCCAGAGAGTGGGTTGGCACTACTGCGGGGCTTCCATCATCAGCAGTAACTGGGTGCTGACAGCTGGCCACTGCCTGCAGGGGCTGAACATCGCCATAGTTTCTGTCAGAGCAGGCACGTCGATCCGCGAGAGCGGTGGTGTCGTCCTCATGGCTTCGAGCGGTGCTGTGCACGAATCCTTCTCCACGTTAACAGCCGACTATGATATTGGGGTTATACAG GTGGATGGATCTTTCCCCATCGGCAGTAACGTGGACATCGTTGACCTCCCGGCTCAAGGCTACGACCCACCGGGAGGCCTCGCTGTTACCGTTACCGGCTGGGGCAGCACAGCAAACGTAGGTCCCTCGGCCTCCTCCCTGTTGAAGGTCGACATCAGCGTCATCGACCGCGCCAGCTGCGTGGCCAGGTTTGAAGCTACAGATCGTATGATCTGCGCCGGCGAGGCCGGCAAGAGCACCTGCAGCGGAGACTCGGGTGGTCCGCTGGTTAGCGGCACCACGCAAGTCGGCATCGTCTCCTGGGGCAGGGACAACTGCGAGACCGACGGTGGCGTATACGCTAACGTCGGAAACCTCCGCTCCTGGATCACAACCGCTGCTGGCGTCTAA